A genomic window from Cupriavidus basilensis includes:
- a CDS encoding ISL3 family transposase codes for MGQVLGAIDRILARVGKRVVSSDARGKTITVEASSTIRAAPCPACHRWSHRRHGSYVRRLEERPMLEQRVVLAVEVRRFKCANASCPRRTFAENIDALAGRHQRRTRSQARALHALDHALGGEAAARLANALGLRTNADTVLRELRRAPERKRKPRPRVVGIDDWAIALGHQYGTIIVDMERREPIAVFAGREAIAVAAWTRAHPSIEIVARERAGAYSEAVDIALPVAKQVSDRWYLLSNLRDNVERLLYRLGPQLRQAAQQVEVGGVTLGRQGVPSHTSLRSWQRLSDQRRATRLALYERVLAAV; via the coding sequence ATGGGCCAAGTTCTCGGTGCCATCGATCGTATTCTCGCCCGTGTGGGTAAGCGCGTCGTCTCCAGCGACGCGCGAGGGAAGACCATCACTGTCGAAGCCAGCAGTACGATTCGCGCGGCACCGTGTCCTGCCTGCCATCGTTGGAGTCACCGACGCCACGGCAGCTATGTGCGCAGGCTGGAAGAACGTCCGATGCTGGAGCAGCGGGTCGTTCTCGCCGTTGAGGTGCGTCGCTTCAAGTGCGCGAACGCCAGCTGCCCCCGTCGTACGTTTGCCGAGAACATCGACGCCTTGGCCGGTCGGCATCAACGCCGAACGCGATCGCAGGCTCGGGCGTTGCACGCGCTGGACCACGCCCTCGGTGGTGAGGCCGCAGCCCGGCTTGCTAACGCCTTGGGCTTGCGCACCAATGCCGACACCGTGCTGCGGGAGTTGCGAAGAGCTCCTGAGCGCAAGCGAAAACCGCGACCGCGGGTCGTCGGCATCGATGACTGGGCGATCGCGCTCGGTCACCAATACGGAACGATCATCGTCGACATGGAGCGACGTGAGCCGATCGCAGTGTTCGCTGGCAGGGAAGCCATTGCGGTGGCTGCGTGGACGCGTGCGCACCCATCGATCGAGATCGTCGCCAGGGAGCGGGCCGGGGCCTACTCCGAGGCGGTCGACATCGCGCTGCCGGTAGCCAAGCAAGTCTCGGATCGCTGGTATCTGCTGAGCAACCTGCGCGACAACGTCGAGAGGCTGCTGTATCGACTCGGGCCGCAACTGCGCCAAGCCGCGCAGCAAGTCGAGGTCGGCGGAGTGACCTTGGGCCGGCAAGGGGTGCCGAGCCACACCTCACTGCGGTCATGGCAGCGCCTGAGCGATCAGCGTCGCGCCACGCGGCTGGCGCTGTACGAGCGGGTGTTAGCGGCGGTGTAA
- the ald gene encoding alanine dehydrogenase has translation MLIGVPKEIKDQEYRVGLTPASTRELTSRGHQVLVQSGAGVAIGLADEAYIAAGAAVCGDAGDVFARADMIVKVKEPQAAERAMLRPGQILYAYLHLAPDREQTADLLKSGAVCIAYETITGPSGGLPLLAPMSEVAGRMSVQVAAANLEKSKGGMGLLLAGVPGVAPAHVVVIGAGVVGAHALQVAIGMGARVTILDRNVDRLRQLDLIFGNRVTTLYSSGHNIEESVLDADAVIGSVLLPGAAAPKLVTRGMVARMKTGAVVVDVAIDQGGCFETSHATTHTEPTYVVDGVVHYCVANMPGAVARTSTFALNNATIGHAAALADKGWKRALAEDKHLKAGLNVCEGRVTYKAVAKALGYEYTPADQLLD, from the coding sequence ATGCTGATCGGCGTGCCAAAGGAAATCAAGGATCAGGAGTATCGGGTCGGACTGACTCCGGCCAGTACACGGGAATTGACAAGCCGGGGCCACCAGGTGCTGGTCCAGTCGGGCGCTGGCGTGGCGATCGGCCTGGCGGATGAAGCCTACATCGCGGCCGGAGCGGCGGTATGTGGCGACGCAGGCGATGTATTCGCCCGTGCCGACATGATCGTCAAGGTCAAGGAGCCGCAAGCTGCCGAGCGCGCCATGCTGCGACCGGGACAGATTCTTTATGCGTATCTGCATCTGGCCCCGGATCGCGAGCAAACGGCGGATCTCTTGAAGTCCGGCGCCGTCTGCATCGCCTACGAGACGATTACCGGGCCCAGCGGCGGCCTGCCATTGCTGGCACCCATGAGCGAGGTAGCGGGCCGAATGTCCGTCCAGGTGGCTGCGGCCAACCTTGAAAAGTCAAAGGGCGGGATGGGCTTGCTGCTCGCTGGCGTACCCGGCGTCGCTCCGGCGCATGTCGTCGTGATTGGTGCGGGCGTCGTGGGGGCGCACGCCTTGCAGGTAGCTATCGGCATGGGGGCCAGAGTCACGATTTTGGACAGGAACGTGGACCGCCTGCGGCAACTCGATTTGATCTTCGGCAATCGCGTCACGACGCTTTACTCCAGCGGACACAACATCGAAGAGTCGGTACTGGACGCCGACGCGGTGATCGGAAGCGTTCTGTTACCGGGGGCAGCTGCACCTAAACTTGTTACACGCGGCATGGTGGCAAGGATGAAGACCGGCGCGGTTGTCGTCGACGTTGCGATCGACCAGGGCGGATGCTTCGAGACATCGCACGCCACCACCCACACGGAGCCGACCTATGTGGTGGACGGCGTGGTGCATTACTGCGTTGCGAATATGCCTGGAGCCGTCGCCAGAACCTCAACGTTCGCGCTGAACAATGCAACCATCGGCCACGCGGCCGCGTTGGCGGACAAGGGATGGAAGCGCGCGCTTGCTGAGGACAAGCACCTGAAGGCCGGCTTGAATGTGTGTGAGGGCCGAGTGACGTACAAGGCGGTGGCAAAGGCGCTTGGCTACGAATACACGCCGGCCGACCAATTGCTGGACTGA
- a CDS encoding MTH938/NDUFAF3 family protein yields the protein MRFQGFSFGSIQIDGVTYGHDVVIDNGKIRKRKKKPSKAFRQAFGHTPLSVAEDIPWKCRRLVIGTGTGALPVMGEVKREARRRRVKLVIVPTVEAIADLKEHPDRTNAVLHVTC from the coding sequence ATGCGCTTCCAAGGTTTTTCCTTCGGCTCAATCCAAATTGATGGTGTGACCTATGGGCACGACGTCGTAATTGATAACGGAAAGATCCGCAAGCGCAAGAAGAAGCCATCCAAGGCTTTTCGCCAGGCTTTTGGCCACACGCCGCTGTCGGTGGCGGAGGATATACCTTGGAAATGCCGGAGGCTGGTGATTGGAACAGGGACCGGGGCGCTGCCAGTCATGGGCGAGGTCAAGCGCGAGGCTCGGCGGCGGCGCGTCAAACTGGTGATAGTGCCGACGGTAGAGGCCATCGCCGATCTGAAGGAGCACCCCGACCGGACCAATGCCGTCCTGCATGTCACTTGTTAG
- the acsA gene encoding acetate--CoA ligase, with protein sequence MESSSIIHKTASDLRLAPNLGDYEAERRVFSWAAVSRELADQPQGALNIAWQAVDRHAASSLRGKAAFRILARGTPTHFVTYGQLSALTNRFCNVLRDLGVGKGERLFILAGRIPELYIAILGSLKNGTAVSPLFSAFGPDPIATRVNLGEGAVLVTTDMLFERKIAKWRDRMPSLKHVLLVAEDGGTTAVPGTLDLSSLMASASDACEITPTTAEDMALLHFTSGTTGTPKGAVHVHGAVLTHWSTGRYALDLHVDDIYWCTADPGWVTGTSYGVIAPLLHGVTSIVDREEFDAERWYAILQDEGVSIWYTAPTAIRMLMKAGADIAKKYAFPRLRFAASVGEPLNPEAVWWGKQVLGLPFHDNWWQTETGGIMIANTPAFDIKPGSMGRPLPGVEAAIVSRQADGSVQVIEAPNKEGELALKRGWPSMFRGYLNSEERYRKSFSGEWYLTGDLARRDADGYYWFVGRADDVIKSAGHLIGPFEVESALMEHPAVAEAAVIGKPDPIAGEVVKAFVSLNNGFEQSEALRMALLGHARTRLGAAVAPKEIAFLTQLPRTRSGKIMRRLLKARELGLPEGDTSTLEAGP encoded by the coding sequence ATGGAATCTTCGTCGATTATCCACAAGACAGCCTCCGATCTGCGGTTAGCGCCCAACCTGGGCGACTATGAAGCCGAGCGCCGCGTTTTTTCCTGGGCTGCCGTGAGCCGCGAGCTGGCGGACCAGCCGCAAGGCGCGTTGAATATCGCGTGGCAGGCGGTGGATCGCCATGCCGCCAGTAGCTTACGCGGCAAGGCGGCTTTTCGCATCCTGGCCCGCGGCACACCCACCCACTTCGTCACTTACGGCCAGTTGTCCGCGCTCACCAACCGATTCTGCAATGTGCTGCGAGACCTGGGCGTTGGCAAGGGCGAACGTCTGTTCATTCTTGCCGGCCGCATCCCGGAACTCTACATCGCCATACTTGGCAGCCTGAAGAACGGCACTGCAGTTTCGCCGCTATTCTCGGCTTTCGGCCCCGATCCCATCGCCACGCGCGTCAACCTCGGCGAAGGGGCTGTGCTGGTGACAACCGATATGCTCTTCGAGCGCAAGATTGCCAAATGGCGCGACCGCATGCCGAGCTTGAAGCACGTGTTGCTGGTGGCAGAGGACGGCGGCACCACGGCAGTGCCGGGGACCCTCGACCTTTCTTCGCTGATGGCCAGCGCGTCGGACGCTTGCGAGATCACGCCGACCACGGCCGAGGACATGGCGCTATTACATTTCACCAGCGGCACCACGGGCACGCCGAAGGGTGCCGTCCACGTGCATGGCGCCGTCTTGACCCACTGGTCTACCGGCAGATATGCGCTTGACCTGCATGTCGACGACATCTACTGGTGTACCGCCGATCCCGGCTGGGTGACGGGCACTTCCTATGGCGTTATCGCTCCGCTGCTGCACGGCGTGACGTCGATCGTTGATCGGGAAGAGTTCGACGCCGAGCGCTGGTACGCCATCCTCCAAGACGAAGGCGTGAGCATCTGGTACACGGCGCCTACGGCGATTCGGATGCTGATGAAAGCCGGTGCCGACATCGCAAAGAAATATGCCTTCCCTCGGCTGCGCTTTGCCGCCAGCGTCGGCGAGCCGTTGAACCCGGAGGCCGTATGGTGGGGCAAGCAGGTGCTGGGCTTGCCGTTCCACGATAACTGGTGGCAGACCGAGACTGGCGGCATCATGATTGCCAACACGCCCGCCTTCGATATCAAGCCCGGCTCGATGGGCCGGCCGCTGCCGGGCGTAGAGGCTGCGATCGTGTCGCGGCAGGCAGACGGCAGCGTGCAGGTAATAGAAGCACCCAACAAGGAAGGCGAACTGGCCCTCAAGCGCGGCTGGCCATCGATGTTCCGCGGATATCTCAACAGCGAGGAGCGCTACCGCAAGAGTTTTTCCGGCGAGTGGTACCTGACCGGGGACTTGGCGCGGCGCGATGCGGATGGCTACTACTGGTTTGTCGGCCGCGCCGACGACGTCATCAAGTCGGCTGGACACCTGATCGGACCGTTCGAGGTCGAGAGTGCACTGATGGAACATCCGGCCGTAGCCGAGGCCGCCGTGATCGGCAAGCCGGACCCCATAGCTGGCGAGGTGGTCAAGGCGTTTGTGTCGCTGAACAATGGTTTCGAACAAAGCGAAGCCTTGCGCATGGCGTTGCTGGGCCACGCCAGAACACGGCTCGGCGCGGCCGTCGCGCCAAAGGAGATTGCCTTCCTGACCCAGCTTCCGCGCACGCGCAGCGGCAAGATCATGCGCCGGCTGTTAAAGGCGCGCGAGCTGGGCTTGCCCGAGGGCGATACATCGACACTGGAAGCCGGGCCATGA
- the pdhA gene encoding pyruvate dehydrogenase (acetyl-transferring) E1 component subunit alpha, whose translation MTAVDHPAPAPPSGPVPYDKVVALDLLRDMLRIRRLEEKCAELYDAGKIRGFLHLYIGEEAVGVGVLHALAPEDNVVATYREHGHALVRGMDMGVLMAEMYGKQQGCARGRGGSMHLFDRATRLFGGNAIVGGGLPLAVGLALAEKMQAGQRVTACFFGDGAVAEGAFHESMNLASLWKLPVLFCCENNLYAMGTALERHESQTDLCAKAASYNMTAVAVDGMDIVAVHEAARDAAAHVRSGAGPVFLELRTYRFRAHSMYDAELYRQKAEVEAWEECGPIHTFTARLKAGGKLAEEEFLALDAAANAEVAKAEAFAEAGTWEPVEDLLKDVYTPAGATR comes from the coding sequence ATGACAGCGGTTGACCATCCAGCCCCGGCGCCGCCAAGCGGTCCGGTACCGTACGATAAAGTCGTCGCGCTCGACTTGCTGCGCGACATGCTGCGCATCCGCCGGCTCGAAGAAAAGTGCGCAGAATTATATGATGCGGGCAAGATACGCGGCTTCCTGCACCTTTACATCGGTGAGGAGGCCGTCGGTGTCGGCGTGCTGCATGCGCTTGCACCGGAGGACAACGTCGTCGCCACCTACCGCGAGCACGGCCACGCACTGGTTCGCGGCATGGACATGGGCGTGCTGATGGCCGAGATGTACGGCAAGCAGCAAGGCTGCGCCCGCGGGCGCGGCGGCTCCATGCATCTGTTCGACCGGGCGACCAGGCTCTTCGGCGGCAATGCCATCGTCGGCGGCGGCCTGCCGCTGGCTGTGGGCCTCGCGCTCGCCGAGAAGATGCAGGCGGGACAGCGCGTGACGGCCTGCTTCTTCGGCGACGGCGCCGTCGCCGAAGGCGCGTTTCACGAATCGATGAATCTGGCCTCGCTGTGGAAGCTGCCGGTCCTCTTCTGCTGCGAGAACAATCTCTACGCGATGGGTACGGCCCTGGAGCGGCACGAGTCCCAGACGGATCTCTGCGCCAAGGCAGCGTCCTACAATATGACAGCTGTGGCCGTGGATGGCATGGACATCGTCGCGGTGCACGAGGCGGCACGGGATGCGGCGGCGCACGTCAGAAGCGGCGCCGGGCCGGTATTCCTCGAACTGCGCACCTACAGGTTTCGCGCGCACTCGATGTACGATGCCGAACTCTACCGTCAGAAGGCCGAGGTCGAGGCGTGGGAGGAGTGTGGCCCGATCCATACATTCACCGCGCGTTTGAAGGCCGGCGGCAAGCTGGCGGAAGAGGAATTTCTCGCCCTTGATGCCGCGGCGAACGCCGAAGTGGCCAAGGCCGAAGCCTTCGCCGAGGCGGGCACCTGGGAACCTGTCGAGGATCTCTTGAAGGACGTTTACACGCCCGCGGGAGCAACTCGATGA
- a CDS encoding alpha-ketoacid dehydrogenase subunit beta: MSRLSYRDALREALREALANDPRVFLMGEDVGRYGGTYAVSKGLLAEFGPERVRDTPLSELGFTGAGIGAALGGMRPIVEVMTVNFSLLALDQIVNTAALYHHMSGGQFSVPLVVRMATGAGRQVAAQHSHSFEGWYAGIPGVKVLAPATIEDARHMLAPALADPDPVLIFEHAALYNMEDELPDVSGVDIRSAKVRREGKDVAIVAYGGTLAKALQAADTLAAKGIAAEVIDLRVLRPLDDATIMASVAKCRRAVIVDEGWRSGSLAAEVMARIVEQVFYELDAPVARVCSEEVPIPYARHMEEAALPQAGKIVAAVKQLLS; the protein is encoded by the coding sequence ATGAGCCGCCTCAGCTACCGCGACGCGCTGCGCGAGGCCCTGCGTGAAGCGCTCGCGAACGATCCACGCGTCTTCCTGATGGGCGAGGACGTGGGGCGCTACGGCGGCACCTATGCGGTCTCCAAAGGGCTGCTCGCCGAGTTCGGGCCCGAGCGCGTACGCGATACGCCGCTCTCCGAGCTCGGCTTCACTGGCGCCGGCATCGGTGCGGCGCTGGGCGGCATGCGTCCTATTGTCGAGGTGATGACAGTCAACTTCAGCCTGCTGGCGCTCGATCAGATCGTAAATACGGCAGCGCTCTATCACCATATGTCCGGTGGACAGTTCTCCGTCCCGCTCGTAGTACGCATGGCCACCGGCGCTGGCCGCCAGGTGGCGGCCCAGCATTCGCACAGCTTCGAGGGATGGTATGCCGGCATACCCGGTGTCAAGGTGCTGGCGCCGGCCACCATCGAAGACGCGCGGCATATGCTCGCACCGGCGCTGGCCGATCCGGATCCGGTACTGATCTTCGAACATGCTGCCCTCTACAATATGGAGGACGAATTACCCGACGTGTCCGGCGTGGATATCCGCTCGGCGAAGGTGCGACGCGAGGGCAAGGACGTGGCCATCGTTGCCTACGGCGGCACGCTGGCGAAGGCGCTGCAGGCGGCCGACACGCTCGCAGCCAAGGGCATCGCCGCCGAAGTGATCGACCTGCGGGTGTTGCGCCCGCTGGACGATGCAACGATCATGGCCTCGGTCGCCAAGTGCCGCCGCGCAGTGATCGTCGACGAGGGCTGGCGTAGCGGCAGCCTCGCCGCCGAAGTGATGGCGCGCATTGTCGAGCAGGTCTTCTACGAACTGGACGCGCCGGTGGCGCGGGTGTGTTCCGAGGAGGTGCCGATCCCCTATGCCAGGCACATGGAAGAGGCGGCGCTGCCCCAGGCCGGCAAGATCGTCGCCGCAGTGAAGCAATTGCTTTCATGA
- a CDS encoding dihydrolipoamide acetyltransferase family protein, whose translation MIEFRLPALGADMDEGTLLEWTVKPGDPLKRGQVVAVVDTSKAAVEVECWHEGTVAELIVTPGAKIPVGTLMAVFLEPGETPGAARPATGPADAPAPSAAHGLPGIAMAPPTRHMVSPAARKSALELGIDIDAVFATDPNGIVKLADVERAVRERAAAPVDKSAGIRKAIAVAMARSKREIPHYYVGETIPLGATLAWLTRENANRPMAERLLPAALLIKAVAVTLKNYPELNGFFRDEVFHAVSQVHVGVAISLRQGGLIAPALLDADTKPLTLLMRELSDLVKRCRAGSLRSSEMAMPTITVTNLGDQGAEAVFGVIYPPQVALVGIGRVIERPWAENGELKVVPAVTASLSADHRVSDGHRGALFLVELRELLQHPEELNQ comes from the coding sequence ATGATCGAGTTCAGGCTGCCCGCGCTGGGTGCCGACATGGACGAGGGCACGCTCCTTGAATGGACCGTGAAGCCCGGCGATCCGCTGAAGAGGGGCCAGGTGGTTGCTGTCGTTGATACCAGCAAGGCGGCCGTCGAAGTTGAGTGCTGGCATGAAGGTACGGTGGCCGAGTTGATCGTCACGCCTGGTGCGAAAATCCCCGTTGGCACGCTCATGGCGGTTTTCCTCGAACCGGGTGAGACACCCGGGGCCGCAAGGCCTGCGACCGGACCCGCCGATGCGCCGGCGCCATCCGCCGCCCACGGGCTGCCCGGCATCGCTATGGCACCGCCGACGCGACACATGGTTTCCCCCGCAGCGCGCAAGTCCGCGCTGGAACTCGGTATCGATATTGACGCCGTTTTCGCCACGGACCCCAATGGCATAGTAAAACTTGCAGATGTGGAGCGGGCAGTACGAGAAAGGGCCGCAGCACCAGTCGACAAATCCGCCGGCATCAGGAAAGCCATCGCCGTGGCGATGGCGCGCTCGAAGCGAGAGATCCCCCACTACTACGTGGGCGAGACGATCCCCCTGGGGGCGACGCTGGCCTGGCTCACGCGGGAGAACGCGAATCGTCCGATGGCCGAGCGCCTGCTACCGGCAGCGCTGCTAATCAAAGCGGTGGCTGTCACTCTGAAGAACTACCCCGAACTCAACGGCTTCTTTCGCGACGAGGTATTCCATGCCGTGTCGCAAGTGCATGTCGGCGTTGCAATCTCGCTGCGCCAGGGCGGGCTGATCGCGCCGGCACTGCTCGACGCAGACACCAAGCCGCTGACACTGCTGATGCGGGAATTGAGCGACCTGGTGAAGCGCTGCCGGGCCGGATCGTTGAGAAGCTCCGAGATGGCAATGCCGACAATCACCGTGACCAACCTCGGAGACCAGGGTGCGGAAGCAGTGTTCGGCGTCATATACCCGCCCCAGGTGGCGTTGGTGGGAATTGGTCGCGTGATAGAGCGGCCCTGGGCCGAGAACGGCGAGCTTAAGGTGGTCCCGGCAGTCACCGCCAGCTTGTCGGCCGATCACCGCGTCTCCGATGGTCATCGCGGCGCCCTGTTCCTCGTCGAACTTCGCGAACTGCTGCAACACCCCGAGGAACTGA